AAGCTGGCATGACGagaagacacaagatcaaatcaatcttcaggcctccaacgaaaatcagccaattactgagaccagttaaagacgcagtaggtctcagaacacctggagtctacggaataccttgtgagtgtggccagaagtacatcggacaaacagtgcgcactgtggaacaacgcaggaaagaacatgagaggtattatcgcctacgctatccagagaaatttgCGTTAGTTGAGCATGCCTTAAAAACGGTCACCATATAAAATttggcgatacctctgtcgtggctcgcactaacggcttctcggacagtttaataaaggaagctattgaaataaaaattaccacaaacaccctgaatagagacggtggcttgcagctcagcgctgcgtgggatccagcgatcgcgcggttgaagagggcacatcgaacgctgactcaaaacatgcccatatatggcaatgtcacgggcaccagtgacgtcacagccgacagctagcgtatataagggcacaccaacagcccactggcagtcataacacttgacaatgaccaaggagtgcttggccgaaagctcgtgtagttttaagcaattgacgcggttggaaacccgagaacattttattcaatgttatcaccgcgagactctgcattcatacagcttcaaataccggttctctaaattttttcaatagtgttccccgaaaagaacgtcgccttccctccagggatttcgacttgagttcccaaagcacatcCATagaacttgcgtgttgttcgagccCACCAGTAATACATCTAGCGGCCTGACTTTGATCCagcctggtgggaatcccaaactcgctagcagtactcaagtataggtcgcatTAACACTGtaccaaaattctcccagtaaactgaagtcgaccattatcctttcctaccacaatcctcatatgtgtgttccatttcatatcactttgcaagttacgcccaggtatttaaaagaTGTCACAGTGTCAAGATGGACACTGCTAACGCTGCATCCGAACATTTCGGGATTGTTCTTCCTACTCcttcgtattaacttacatttatctacattcagagctagctgccattcatcacaccaagtagaaattttttgTAAGTCATCTTGTTTCATTCTATAGTGTTTCGTCCACGACAACTTACCTTACACACTGTATGATCAGCAAACAACTGTATATTGCtccccaccctgtccgccacatcACTTATGTGTATATaaaataataacggtcctatcacactaccctggggcactcctgacggtacccttgtctctgatgaacgctctctGTCGAGGACTTCAtatttgggttctattacttaagaacacaAACATTAACCAGCTACATGAATATTTTCTATCGTTTCATGCTCTTATAGTTGTTGGTGTGTAGCACTTAAGTTATGTTGTTTTCGGGACAACTACGTGCTGGGACATGTAATCTGACTGTGGAGTTAAATAATGGACACAACACACAAAAGgttttctataaaatttatttctttttagtttaCAAAAATGAAAGCACAAACAAATTCTGAAAGAATATTCTGTCCCAGTCATCCAGCTACCTtttgtaattcactgcacaaaataCTGTAACAAATTGTCTTTGGCCCTGCTCATGCGCCCAAATCTAGTACGGAAGTATGCTTCACGCTTCAGACTTTAACAACAGCTTTCCCTAGGTTCTCTCCTTGCAGCATGCCAACAAAGGCTTTGGGAGTGTTCTGGAAGCCGTCGGTAACAGTCTCGTGGTACTTGATTTTCCCCTCCCTGATCCACTGCATCAGCTGTCCGATGCCCTCTCCCCAGCGGTCGTGCCATCGGATGTACATGAATCCCTCCATGCGGAGCTGCTTGAATATGGCTGCGTGCTGGATGATGGTAGCCTTCGGGAGATTAGACTCGTTGTATCCAGATATCGCGCCGCACACGGAGATGCGACCGTACTCTCGCATGCTGTTGATGATTGCGCTGCTCATCTCGCCGCCCACGTTGTCGAAGTACACGTCGACGCCGTCAGGTGCCGCCTGCTTCAGCGCCTCTGTGACGTCATTCGTCTTGTAGTTAAATGCGTGATGGAATCCCAACTCCTCTTTCAGCCACTTCACCTGCGGAAGAGAGGCCAGTTACGCAGCTAGAAACGTGAGTTCTCAATTTTCGTAAATGGTTATTGAAATAGTACTAACTCATTTTGCTTTGTAGGTGACTTCAAAATCGTTCGAGGCGAATGTTTGGACTGTTCTTACTAATAGGTCCACAGTCAACACCTTCCCCTTTCTATCTCCATAAATAGTACCTCTAAAGTGTGGTAGATTTttgtactatattattattattattattatttccaattgcgctttatttttcattctggaataataaggagcagtcaaatagaaatgagacagatgggaaaaagtagatcaactgtttattatttcaaaattaatcaacgTAACTGTTAACACGTTTACTCCACAGTGAGACAAAATCGTCGTTCCTTTCGTGGATAAGCGTTTGCGATTGCCTACAGAATCTTGGTTATACTGAGGTGTGCATCTCTCCATCCGAAGCAAATTGACAGTcaagaatatctttcttcagggctccgaaaaggtggaaatcgcatggggagagatttaGACTCTATACAGGATGTGTGAGGGTctcctagcgaaacttctgcagcgaaatCGAAGAACCTTAGCAACATGTGGGCCTGACCCTTGGCAAGTTGCCAAGTCCTTTTTTTTTCCAGTggactgcagaagtttctctgggaagtcctcacacatcctccatacagtctcaatctctccccatgcgatttccacgtttttggagcactgaagaaagacattcgtagccgttGCTTTTCTTCGGACGGAGAGGTGCACGTCTGGTTACAACCAagattctgtaggcaaccgcaaacgtgtCTCCATAAAGGCAACGACTGTCTTGTTTCCCAACAACAAAGATCACGAACGAAACAAGTTTTTGTGCTTTGTAATTATTTTTGACGCGCtgaaaacataatataatttttgtgcGGTACAAAATCTCGGCGTAAGGGCAGACACCGACagattcacagattttcgcactcaggttgctgtAAATCATGATTCACttagtttcataatagaaaaaatgtctttcacacaatTATGCcggtcgaaatattgtagcacttttccaacctctttatggagacttggaaattctacgagaggaaagcaatgtagacgtcctagacagttttaacgcaAAAATATTTCTCATTAGAACGGGAACTACCtttcaggtcagtcagttacagttaattgcacatacacaggggcgctttcaactgagacGGCAAACGTTCTCGAGAACACCTGTAAGACAGACAGACTGTCGTAGgacactatccttgtaattctttcatgggcacaatgaattcttcaaacctcgcgttttcctTAACAGCAGCGAgcttagggttggttggttggttggtttggggaaggagaccagacagcgtggtcatcggtccgagCTTAGGGAATTGGACTGTGTTTGTCTGAATATGTCCCTACTATAATCCGATCTTCTTTTTGAATGCATTCCCATAAAATCAGAAGAAAGATGTTTCTCTCTTGCAAtgtcttattgtgggcagtgtgcagtcaagtccacttaaaatactaGGATGATCTACTTTTCAAGCCTCCTCTCCAAACCCCCCCGTCCTCCTCTttttcataaattcagcaatagcGTATCGACTTAATCGACGTACTTTGTAgtgatatataaagtctccatacctTCGATCAGTTCCATGGAAAACTGCTACAACTGAGAGTGGAATAATGTGAGCGACTTCAGCAACTTTACTACTCGTACCATTCATTTCTACCAGTGTGGCATGCCTGTACATGTAGCACAAAAAGCTTCTTGATCTGCAGAACAGTGAATTCCGTCTGTCGATTGTTGTAATTTTTCGCTCTTTCATTGTTCGCTaattctttaaattgtttctgcatggtattgtaatatacaagaaactgatataggcatgcgtattcaaatagggagatatgtaaacaggcagaatacggcgctgcggtgccAATGCCTACATACGACAGAAGTGTATGGTGCagcttttagatcggttactgctgctacaatggtaggttaccaagatttgagtctggtgttatagtcgccgcacgagcgatgggacacggcctctctgaggcagcgatgaagagggaatattcccttACGATCACTTCAAAAGTCCATCGtggatatcaggaattcggtaaaacataaaatctccgacatatttgcggccggaaaaagatcctgcaagaacgagaccaacgacgactgtacagaatcgttcgacgtgacagaagtgcaatccttccccaaactgctgcaggtttcagtgctaggccatcaacaagtgttagcgtgcgaatcattcaaaggaacatcatcaatatgggctttcggagccgaaggcccactcgtgtacctttgataactgcatgacacagagctttacgcctcgcctgggcctgtcaataccggcattggactgtcgatgactggaaacatgttacctggtcggacgaatctcgtttcaaactgtatcgagcggatggacgtgtacgggtatggagacaacctcatgaatccatggacgctgcatttcagcaggggactcttcaagctggtggaggttctgtaatggtgggggtggttgcagctggagtgatatgggactactgatacgtctatatacaacactgacagatgacacgtacgtaagcatcctgtctgatcacctgcatccatttattcccattgtgcattctgacagacttgggcaattccagcaggacaatgcgatacaccaCGTGTCCAACAGAGtgactccgggaacactcttctgagtttaaacatttccgctggccaccaaactccccacacgtgaacgttaatgagcgtatctgggatgccttgaaacatgctgttcagaagaggtctccaccccctcgtactcttacggatttatggacagccctgcaggattaatagtgtcagttccctccaccactacctcacacattaatcgagtccatgccacgtcgtttagcggcacttctgcgttgtTGCGggcgccctacatgatattagtcaggtgtaccagtatctttggctcttcagtttagttTCACAGCAAATTTGCTGTACCCATCACTTATGCAAATGCATAAGACATATTGGGAATAATAATCCCTATCTTCTGTCATCCCCATtcctttttaaaggcttgtgacgatggattgctagactgcttattttgtgctaacagccactggacctgtgaacgtctgtcataccacaaacaaatagcggaCGGTAGAcagcgctgacaccatgattctgccCAGCTGTAAAGAGTCGCGCCGACCAGCTTATGACACActgcaatactacactactggccattaaaattgctacaccaccaagatgacgtgctacagacgcgaaatttaaccgacaggaagaagatgctgtgatatgcaaatgattagcttttcagagcattcacacaaggttggcgccggtggcgacacctacaacgtgatgacatgaggaaagtttccaaccgatttctcatacacaaacagcagcccaaccggcgttgcctggtgaaacgttgttgtgatgcctcgtgtaaggaggagaaatgcgtaccatcacgtttccgactttgataaaggtcagattgtagcctatcgcgattacggttcatcgtatcgcgacattgctgctcgcattggtcgagatccaatgactgttagcagaatatggaatcggtggggttaggagggtaatacggaacgccgtgctggatcccaacggcctcgaatcactagcagccgagatgacaggcatcttatccgcatgactgtaacggatcgtgcagcaacgtctcgatttctgagtcaacagatggggacgtttgcaagacaacaaccatctgcacgaacagttcgacgacgtttgcagcagcatggactatcagctcggagactgtggctgcggttacccttgacgctgcatcacagacaggaccgcctgcaatggtgtactcaatgacgaacctgggtgcacgaatggcaaaacgtcattttttcggatgaatccaggttctgtttacatcatcatgattgtcgcatccgtgtttgccgacatcgcggtgaacgcacattggaagcgtatattcgtcatcgccataccgtcgtatcacctggcgtgatggtatggggtgccattggttacacgtatcggtcacctcttgttcgcattgacggcactttgaacagtggacgctacatttcagatgtgttacaacccatggctctacccctcattcgatccctgcgaaaccctacgtttcagcaggataatgcacgaccgcttgtgcAGGTCCTcaacggtcctttctggatacagaaaatgttcgactgctgccctgaccagcacattctccagatctctcaccaattgaaaacgtctggtcaatggtggccgagcaactggttcgtcacaatacgccagtcactactctcgatgaactgtggtatcgtgttgaagctgcatgggcagctgtacctgtacacgccatcgaagctctttttgactcaatgcccaggcgtatcaaggctgttattacggcccaaggcggttgttctgggtactgatttctcaggatctatgcacccaaattgactgAAAGTGtaaatacatgtcagttctagtatagtatatttgtccaatgaatacccgtttatcatctgcatttcttcttggtgtagcaattttaatggccagtggtgtaaatgaaatgtcgtgctgtaCCGGGTACTTCCAGAAAGGAATGATCAAATGCAAGGCGGACCGGACCAAGCCTTGGCCTGCAAAGCAGCCAGCACGAAGTGTGGCAGGCTGCGGCCGGCCCTGGTATAGAACCTTGACTGACTCCATTTGTCACGTCTAAGCATTTAGAGTATTCACCATACACCTTTATGGTTGCAGTATGACTGGTACGAAGATCTTTCAATAATGATACTAGGTACTTCTAAACCCCAAAATCATTGAGCACATGCCTCTACTCGTCCCACATGACACAATCAAAGGTCTTTTTTATAATCTAGGAAAAAAATTTAAGCAGGGCACAAAATTCACGACATTTTCCAGTTACCTGCCTCAAATTCAGGCTTGTCTCTAGTAGTTTTACTTGTGACAGGACGTGCTTGTTCTGCAGAAATCTGAGACTGCAGGAAGAACGGATGCAGTCCAGTTTTAGGCATTCGCCAGTCTGCTTGGTGGCATTCTCGATTCAAGTAAACAGAATATCAGGTACCATGTCTGAATTCATGTAAATGTTCTCTTCCTCGAAGTTACGTTCTTTGCAATACAGTGTAGTGAAACCAAAATGGGATAGTGTCTTACCTTAGCGTCTGATCCCGCGAAGCCAATTACTTTGCACCCCTTGAGGCGCGCTATCTGCCCAACTATGGACCCCACAGCACCTGCTGCCCCACTGACTACGGCGACCTCTCCCTTCTTTGGCTTGCAGACCTCCAGCAGTCCAAAGTAGGCCGTGATTCCAGGCATGCCCAGCAcccccagagagagggagaggggcagcTCCCCCAGGTCTGGCACCAGCATGGCCGGAGACATGAAGTAGGGAGCGTCCGGCCCCACGTCGGCCACGGTGCGGTCGCGCCACCCCCAGTAGCCGACCACGTACCGCCCCACTGGGAAGTCCGCAGCACGGCTCTCCACGATGCGGGCCACCTGTGGGCAAAGGATAATATTCTGTTACCTGCATATCACTGCATAACAACGAATAAACACCTCaccacaaacatctacatctacacagatactccacaagccactgtacagtacgtGGTGGAGTGTacgttgtaccactacaaatcgTTTCATTACCTGTGCCACTCgcatatagagcgagggaaaaacggttcTCTACATGctaccgtatgagccctaatttcttgtatctgatCATTATGGTCCCTGCGTGAAGTGTATGCTGGCGGCaggaggatcgttctgcagtcagcatcaaatgacagttctctaaattttctcaatagtgctcttcaaaaagaacgtctccttcccgccagggattcccatttgatttccccaaGCATCTGCATAACATTTACCTGTTGttcgaacatactggtaacaaatatagcacctcgcctctgaattgcttcaatgtcctcgttCTATcagacctgatgtggatcccaaatactcgagcgctattcaagaacaggttgcaccagcatactgtttgcgacctcctttacagatgagccatactTTCCTAGAGTTCACCCAATGAACCAGAGGCTATTATTCGCCTTCCTTACCAAGTCCTcacagctcgttccatttcatattgctctgcaacggtacacccagatatttaaacaaggtgactgtgtcaagcaggatttatgctgcatccgaacattacgggttaggagtttctattcatccgcattaacttacattttctcacatttagagctagctaccattcatcacaccaactagaaatcttgCCTAAGTtatcttgtaacctcctacagtcacttagtTTCGACACCATGCGGTACACCACAGCAATCTTCAGTAAACAACACCAGATTGCTGCCCActgcgtccgccaaatcatttatgtatactgagaacaatagcggtcttatcacacgtccctggggcactgctAACGGTATGATGAAAACTCGCTGGCTGTTAGTTAAGaaaccttcgagccactcacgcatCTATGAATTTAATGTATATGCTCGTATTTGCGTTAATAGCCTGCGCTGGGacgccatgtcaaatgctttccggaaatctgaaaatacggaatctgtcttttggcgttcatccatagttcgcagtatattacgtgagaaaaggacaagcgatgcttctaaaactatgctgattcgtgggcATTATCTTCTCGGCctcaagaaaatgtgttatattcgAGATGAGAATATActcaacaattctgcagcaaacggcagttagggatattggtctctaattttgctGATCCGTTATTTTACCTTCTTATGTGcagtagtcacctgcgcttttttccagtctcttggcgaGAGATCGCAATAACTGCAAGCTAGGTAGGGGGCCAGTGCCTTAGAGTACTCGCTGTAAATCCGAAttgtgattccatccggacctggtgacttatttactttcaaatccttCAGCTGTTCCCCAACACGCCACAGATACGTATTACTGTGTCGTCCACGCAGGCATCTGTCCAGTGCTCAAATGACGCTACGTTTGTGCGATTCAGCTGCGTGATCGATTTCTCGAATGCGAAATTTGaagcttcggctttcgttttgctatctttaacTGCCACAGAAAAAACTGGTCAACAAGGGAATAAATGAAAGCCTTAGATATGCTTCGCGATTTTACATGGGGCCAGAAATTTGtcaggttctctgccagaccttttgcaaaggtatgacactggcagttgttgcatgcttcgcgcattatcttttcacagacgcacgaatctctactaacctttgcttgtcgttatTTGTGCGCTCTCTGACTTAATGATATAATaacatttatttctctctctcctttGTTTATTTGTAACATACCTATCCTTTATTGTTCTTAAGTGCTAATTTGTATATCTGGAATAGTCACACCACTAGCAGAAGATATATTGTGATGCTCTTCTGTTAGAGATTCACGGCCTTAAGTAATATCGCTGCAATAGACAGACTTTCATTAGCACAGATATTGGACTGCCCAGGCCTAGAATAACCTTAAACGTTAAAACTTATGCCTACTTCAGGCTAAAGGATAGCCAACACTTAAGGATCATGTTTCGACGAAAATCGAGAAAAATATAACTTGTACAGATTATTGCGCTTGTCTTACTTCCCAAaagcatattttctttatttttcacttctcATGACGCGTTTCGGTGTCAGAATCATCAGATCTTACTTCGATAGATATTATCTTCTCACTTTGTGAACATTCCTTCATATCACTTCACTTACATCATGAAGAAATGTTTATAAAATGACAAGATACCTTGTATCGAATAAGACCTGAAACACATCATgagaagtgaaaaataaagaaaatgtatttttttggtgACCAAAACAAGTGTCATATGAAACTATAATATTCCAGAAGAGACCTTTTCAATTGTCAAACACACAAGCGACAAATGAAATTTTCTACCAATGCTGGGGTttgaacccaggtcttctgctcactaggcaaatgaaactaaccactgtgcacagtgcttagcgcatctgcctagtaaagccttgatacaaattttcattcgcgcttcagtcttcatatatatatagcatAGATGTTTGGGACTAGGAACCTTGTGGTTTTATTTGATTAAAGCACATATGCCTGGGTTTCAGACAGGT
The genomic region above belongs to Schistocerca americana isolate TAMUIC-IGC-003095 chromosome 7, iqSchAmer2.1, whole genome shotgun sequence and contains:
- the LOC124622182 gene encoding prostaglandin reductase 1-like, whose protein sequence is MVKARRIVIARVFQGEPRLEDFRIEEEDLPALRDGQILAEAVYISVDPYQRAYKNMHQVGATMIGSQVARIVESRAADFPVGRYVVGYWGWRDRTVADVGPDAPYFMSPAMLVPDLGELPLSLSLGVLGMPGITAYFGLLEVCKPKKGEVAVVSGAAGAVGSIVGQIARLKGCKVIGFAGSDAKVKWLKEELGFHHAFNYKTNDVTEALKQAAPDGVDVYFDNVGGEMSSAIINSMREYGRISVCGAISGYNESNLPKATIIQHAAIFKQLRMEGFMYIRWHDRWGEGIGQLMQWIREGKIKYHETVTDGFQNTPKAFVGMLQGENLGKAVVKV